A window of Synechococcus sp. MEDNS5 contains these coding sequences:
- the gyrB gene encoding DNA topoisomerase (ATP-hydrolyzing) subunit B translates to MSEAAKVQAAYGAEQIQVLEGLEPVRKRPGMYIGSTGPRGLHHLVYEVVDNSVDEALAGHCTEIQVVLGEDGSASVTDNGRGIPTDVHPRTGKSALETVLTVLHAGGKFGAGGYKVSGGLHGVGVSVVNALSEWVEVTVRRQGQVHRQRFERGAPIGSLVSEPQPAEEEGLTGTSVCFKPDVEIFTVGIVFDYATLSARLRELAYLNGGVRIVFRDERESARDAEGKPHEEIYFYEGGIKEYVAYMNAEKDPLHPEIIYVNAEKDGVSVEAALQWCVDAYSDSILGFANNIRTVDGGTHIEGLKTVLTRTLNTFAKKRGKRKESDSNLAGENIREGLTAVLSVKVPEPEFEGQTKTKLGNTEVRGIVDSLVGESLGQYLEFNPGVIDMILEKAIQAFNAAEAARRARELVRRKSVLESSTLPGKLADCSSRDPSESEIYIVEGDSAGGSAKQGRDRRFQAILPLRGKILNIEKTDDAKIYKNTEIQALITALGLGIKGEDFDVKNLRYHRVVIMTDADVDGAHIRTLLLTFFYRYQKELVEGGYIYIACPPLYKVERGKNHTYCYNESELQKTLEGFGEKANYNIQRFKGLGEMMPKQLWETTMDPTTRTMKRVEIEDALEADRIFTILMGDKVAPRREFIETHSAELDMAALDI, encoded by the coding sequence ATGAGCGAAGCCGCGAAAGTTCAAGCGGCCTACGGTGCCGAACAGATTCAGGTGCTCGAGGGCCTTGAGCCCGTCCGCAAGCGCCCGGGCATGTACATCGGCTCCACAGGGCCGCGTGGACTCCACCACCTGGTGTACGAGGTGGTGGATAACTCTGTGGACGAGGCCCTCGCGGGGCATTGCACGGAGATCCAGGTGGTGCTCGGGGAGGACGGCTCCGCCTCCGTCACCGACAACGGGCGCGGGATCCCCACCGACGTCCACCCCCGCACCGGTAAGAGTGCCCTGGAAACCGTGCTCACCGTGCTGCATGCCGGTGGCAAATTCGGCGCCGGTGGTTACAAGGTGTCCGGCGGCCTGCACGGGGTGGGCGTGTCGGTGGTCAACGCCCTCAGCGAATGGGTGGAAGTCACCGTGCGCCGTCAGGGCCAGGTGCACCGTCAGCGCTTTGAGCGCGGAGCTCCGATCGGCAGCCTGGTGTCTGAGCCCCAGCCTGCTGAAGAGGAAGGACTCACCGGCACCAGCGTGTGTTTCAAGCCCGACGTCGAGATTTTCACCGTCGGCATCGTCTTCGATTACGCCACCCTCTCGGCGCGCTTGCGCGAGCTGGCCTATCTCAATGGCGGTGTGCGCATCGTTTTCCGCGATGAGCGCGAAAGCGCCCGCGATGCCGAAGGCAAGCCCCACGAGGAGATCTACTTTTACGAGGGCGGCATCAAGGAATACGTCGCCTACATGAATGCGGAGAAGGATCCCCTTCACCCCGAGATCATCTATGTGAATGCCGAGAAAGACGGGGTGTCTGTTGAAGCGGCGTTGCAGTGGTGTGTGGATGCCTACTCCGACAGCATCCTGGGATTTGCCAACAACATCCGCACCGTGGATGGGGGCACGCACATCGAGGGGTTGAAAACCGTGCTCACCCGCACGCTCAACACGTTTGCCAAAAAGCGCGGCAAGCGCAAGGAATCGGATTCCAACCTCGCTGGTGAAAACATCCGCGAGGGTCTCACGGCCGTGCTGTCGGTGAAAGTGCCCGAGCCGGAGTTTGAGGGTCAAACCAAAACCAAGCTCGGCAATACCGAAGTGCGCGGCATTGTCGACAGCCTGGTGGGTGAGTCGCTGGGTCAGTACCTGGAGTTCAACCCGGGTGTGATCGACATGATTCTGGAGAAAGCGATCCAGGCCTTCAATGCGGCCGAAGCAGCCCGCCGCGCTCGCGAGCTGGTGCGGCGCAAGAGCGTGCTGGAGAGTTCAACCCTGCCTGGCAAGCTCGCTGATTGCAGCTCCCGGGATCCCAGCGAATCCGAGATCTATATCGTGGAGGGAGATTCTGCTGGTGGCTCGGCAAAGCAGGGTCGTGATCGACGCTTCCAGGCGATCCTGCCCCTACGCGGAAAGATTCTCAATATCGAGAAAACCGACGACGCCAAGATCTACAAGAACACGGAGATTCAGGCCCTGATCACGGCGCTTGGGCTTGGGATTAAAGGCGAAGATTTCGATGTTAAAAACCTTCGTTATCACCGCGTCGTGATCATGACCGACGCCGATGTGGATGGTGCCCATATCCGCACCCTGCTGCTCACTTTCTTCTACCGCTACCAGAAAGAATTGGTGGAAGGTGGTTACATCTACATCGCCTGCCCGCCCCTCTACAAAGTGGAGCGCGGCAAGAACCACACCTATTGCTACAACGAATCAGAGCTTCAGAAAACTCTGGAAGGATTTGGCGAGAAAGCCAACTACAACATCCAGCGTTTTAAGGGCCTTGGTGAAATGATGCCCAAGCAGCTCTGGGAAACCACGATGGATCCCACCACCCGCACCATGAAACGGGTGGAGATTGAGGATGCCCTGGAGGCCGACCGGATCTTCACGATCCTGATGGGCGACAAGGTGGCCCCGCGCCGCGAATTCATCGAAACCCACAGCGCCGAGCTCGATATGGCGGCCCTCGACATCTGA
- a CDS encoding SH3 domain-containing protein codes for MPRSASSVLRWGWLLGVALLGPAALPAGGAERRLPQIRRQDGEGPLLSGSDCLLQAGPGLAAPALRRLEIGTPLQLLRHWRSADGRDWIQVQVASHPAFPVGSDRQRGWIHG; via the coding sequence ATGCCGCGCTCCGCTTCCTCCGTGCTCCGCTGGGGCTGGCTGTTGGGTGTGGCCCTGCTCGGTCCTGCGGCCTTGCCGGCCGGTGGAGCTGAACGGCGTCTGCCCCAGATCCGCCGTCAGGATGGCGAAGGTCCCCTGCTCAGTGGCAGTGACTGTCTGCTGCAAGCCGGGCCGGGCCTGGCAGCTCCAGCCCTGCGTCGCCTGGAGATTGGCACCCCATTGCAGCTGTTGCGTCACTGGCGAAGCGCCGATGGTCGCGATTGGATTCAGGTGCAGGTGGCATCCCATCCGGCCTTCCCCGTGGGGAGTGACCGGCAACGCGGTTGGATTCATGGCTGA
- a CDS encoding CrcB family protein, with amino-acid sequence MADIVPLKALLVGLGAVPGAWLRLRVVNHFEPMVPRKHWGTFVVNLVAAFALGLVLGLQTSGRCNPPGATSSLILLIGVGFFGSLSTFSTFAVEVLVTLRDRQWGEALLLTAGSVLAGLMVAAGGYTLGLADG; translated from the coding sequence ATGGCTGACATTGTTCCCTTAAAGGCGCTTCTGGTAGGCCTGGGTGCCGTTCCCGGGGCCTGGTTGCGCCTGCGGGTGGTGAATCACTTCGAGCCGATGGTGCCGCGTAAACACTGGGGGACCTTCGTGGTGAATTTGGTGGCGGCTTTTGCGCTGGGGTTGGTGCTTGGTTTGCAGACGTCCGGCCGCTGCAATCCTCCCGGCGCGACCTCGTCGTTGATTCTGCTGATCGGTGTTGGTTTCTTCGGCAGCCTCAGCACCTTCTCCACCTTCGCTGTGGAGGTACTGGTCACCCTGCGCGATCGCCAGTGGGGTGAAGCGCTGTTGCTCACGGCCGGGTCGGTGCTCGCCGGTTTGATGGTGGCTGCAGGGGGCTACACCCTGGGGTTGGCGGATGGCTGA
- a CDS encoding CrcB family protein has protein sequence MAEQVQPAARQEIQELLLVALGAVPGALLRWQLSVLAPDRNLLANVLGSLVLGLLLGLPYRPRLQLLIGIGFCGSLTTFSSWMVDCVSLIAAGQPSAAIGLIGATLGLGLGGAALGLVLGRGLSARWLRPAAPPQSQR, from the coding sequence ATGGCTGAACAAGTCCAGCCCGCGGCACGGCAGGAGATTCAGGAATTGCTGCTGGTGGCCCTTGGCGCCGTTCCCGGTGCTCTGTTGCGCTGGCAGTTGTCGGTGCTGGCACCGGATCGCAATCTGCTGGCGAATGTGCTCGGATCGCTTGTGCTGGGGTTACTGCTTGGGCTTCCCTACCGGCCGCGGCTGCAGCTGCTGATCGGGATCGGCTTCTGCGGATCGCTCACCACCTTCAGCAGCTGGATGGTGGATTGCGTCAGTCTGATCGCAGCGGGGCAGCCCTCCGCCGCGATCGGTCTGATCGGCGCAACCCTCGGGCTGGGCCTGGGTGGCGCAGCCCTGGGGCTCGTACTAGGCCGCGGCTTGAGCGCCCGTTGGCTCAGGCCTGCAGCGCCGCCTCAATCGCAGCGCTGA
- a CDS encoding glutathione peroxidase, which yields MAPSVSNVSVRTPDGSEKSLGSYAGQVLLIVNVASRCGFTKQYAGLQTLQDTFGPRGLQVLGFPCNDFGAQEPGTLDEIKSFCSTTYGASFELFDKVHATGSTTEPYSTLNKTEPAGDVAWNFEKFLVGKDGTVLARFKSGVAPEDAELSAAIEAALQA from the coding sequence ATGGCTCCCAGCGTCAGCAACGTGTCCGTCCGTACCCCCGACGGCAGTGAAAAATCCCTCGGCAGCTATGCAGGCCAAGTGCTGCTGATCGTGAATGTGGCCAGCCGCTGCGGATTCACCAAGCAATACGCCGGTCTTCAGACCCTGCAGGACACCTTCGGGCCCCGCGGCCTGCAGGTGCTGGGCTTCCCCTGCAACGACTTCGGCGCCCAGGAGCCCGGCACCCTCGACGAGATCAAGAGTTTCTGTTCCACCACCTACGGCGCCAGCTTCGAGCTGTTCGACAAGGTGCACGCCACCGGCAGCACCACCGAGCCTTACTCCACCCTCAACAAGACCGAGCCGGCCGGTGATGTGGCCTGGAATTTCGAAAAGTTCCTGGTGGGCAAGGACGGCACGGTACTGGCACGCTTCAAGAGCGGCGTGGCCCCCGAGGACGCTGAACTCAGCGCTGCGATTGAGGCGGCGCTGCAGGCCTGA
- the mgtE gene encoding magnesium transporter encodes MDQAPVLAEVVTRQLESMLSVGNYDGVKMLLAPVQPVDVAEAIGSLPRTLQALAFRLLSKDEAIEVYEYLDPAVQQSLLERLRSGEVLELVEEMSPDDRVRLFDELPAKVVRRLLAELSPAERKVTAQLLGYAPETAGRLMTTEYIDLKDFHSAAQALTIVRRRARQTETIYSLYVTDGERHLTGILSLRDLVTADPEDRIGDVMTREVVSVGTDTDQEDVARAIQRYDFLAVPVVDRERRLVGIVTVDDVIDVIEQEATRDLYAAGAVEAGDEDDYFQSNLFTVARRRVVWLSVLVVASFFTSEVIALNEQVLKEVVLLAAFIPLLAGTGGNVGAQSSTVVIRGLSTQSIASLGRIKAVVREATAGLLLGLLMMILVVPFAWWRGESPLVGLSVGTSLLAITTLAATAGAGFPLLFDRMGLDPALMSTPFITTCTDVVGTLIYLKTAQWLLVHMPQLLQSTGISAHLLAAALF; translated from the coding sequence ATGGATCAAGCACCGGTGCTAGCGGAGGTGGTGACCCGCCAGCTTGAATCCATGCTCAGCGTGGGTAATTACGACGGCGTCAAGATGCTGCTGGCGCCCGTACAGCCCGTGGATGTGGCCGAAGCGATCGGCAGCTTGCCGCGCACCCTCCAGGCCCTGGCCTTCCGGCTGCTCAGTAAAGATGAAGCGATCGAGGTGTACGAGTACCTCGATCCAGCTGTGCAGCAGAGCCTGTTGGAACGGCTGCGCTCCGGTGAGGTGTTGGAGCTGGTCGAGGAGATGTCTCCGGACGATCGCGTCCGCCTGTTCGATGAACTTCCCGCCAAGGTGGTGCGGCGTCTGCTGGCGGAGCTCAGCCCGGCGGAGCGCAAAGTCACCGCCCAGCTGCTGGGTTACGCCCCGGAGACCGCCGGCCGTCTGATGACGACGGAATACATCGATCTCAAGGACTTTCACAGTGCGGCGCAGGCGCTCACGATCGTGCGCCGCAGAGCCCGTCAAACCGAAACGATCTACAGCCTTTACGTGACCGATGGAGAACGTCACCTCACGGGCATCCTGTCGCTGCGTGATCTGGTCACCGCCGACCCTGAAGACCGGATCGGTGACGTGATGACCAGGGAGGTGGTGAGCGTGGGTACCGATACGGATCAGGAAGACGTGGCCAGAGCGATTCAGCGCTACGACTTTCTGGCGGTGCCGGTGGTGGATCGCGAGCGACGCCTGGTGGGGATCGTCACCGTGGATGACGTGATCGATGTGATCGAGCAGGAGGCCACCCGCGACCTCTATGCCGCCGGCGCTGTGGAAGCCGGAGATGAGGACGATTATTTCCAGAGCAATCTGTTCACCGTGGCTCGCCGCCGGGTGGTGTGGTTGTCGGTGCTGGTGGTGGCCAGCTTCTTCACATCGGAAGTGATTGCCCTCAATGAGCAGGTGCTCAAGGAGGTGGTGTTGCTGGCGGCGTTCATTCCTCTGTTGGCGGGCACCGGCGGCAATGTGGGCGCCCAGAGCTCCACGGTGGTGATCCGCGGTCTGAGCACCCAGAGCATTGCCTCCCTCGGGCGCATCAAGGCTGTGGTGCGGGAGGCCACGGCGGGATTGCTGCTGGGGTTGCTGATGATGATCCTGGTGGTGCCCTTTGCCTGGTGGCGGGGGGAGAGTCCGCTGGTGGGTTTGTCTGTGGGCACCAGCCTGCTGGCGATTACCACCCTGGCGGCCACGGCTGGGGCAGGCTTCCCGTTGCTTTTCGATCGCATGGGGCTGGATCCGGCGTTGATGTCCACGCCCTTCATCACCACCTGCACGGATGTGGTAGGAACTCTGATCTATCTGAAAACAGCGCAGTGGCTGCTCGTCCACATGCCCCAGCTGCTTCAGTCCACAGGTATTTCTGCTCATTTATTGGCCGCAGCTCTTTTCTGA
- a CDS encoding RpoD/SigA family RNA polymerase sigma factor, whose product MASRPSGTDVDLVRSYLRDIGRVPLLSHQQEITLGRQVQELMELEATEAELQEKRGGEAVPAAELAKAAGLSAVQLKRKLQAGRRAKERMVAANLRLVVSVAKKYTKRNMELLDLIQEGTIGLVRGVEKFDPTRGYKFSTYAYWWIRQGITRAIAEKSRTIRLPIHITEMLNKLKKGQRELSQDLGRTPSVTELAAFVELPEDEVKELMCRARQPVSLEMKVGDGDDTELLDLLAGDGELPSEQVEGECLKGDLRDLLGQLPELQERVLRMRYGMDGEEPMSLTGIGRVIGISRDRVRNLERDGLAGLRRLSDQVEAYVAC is encoded by the coding sequence ATGGCCTCCCGTCCCTCCGGTACGGATGTCGACCTGGTGCGTTCCTATCTGCGCGACATCGGCCGTGTGCCGTTGCTGAGCCATCAGCAGGAGATCACCCTGGGCCGTCAGGTGCAGGAGCTGATGGAGCTGGAGGCGACAGAAGCGGAGCTGCAGGAGAAGCGTGGTGGAGAAGCCGTGCCTGCAGCCGAGCTGGCGAAGGCAGCTGGATTGAGTGCTGTGCAACTGAAGCGCAAGTTGCAGGCGGGCCGCCGCGCCAAAGAGCGGATGGTGGCGGCGAATCTGCGTTTGGTGGTGAGCGTGGCCAAGAAATACACCAAGCGGAACATGGAGCTGCTGGATCTGATCCAGGAGGGAACGATCGGTTTGGTGCGTGGTGTGGAGAAGTTCGACCCAACGCGGGGCTACAAGTTCAGTACGTATGCGTACTGGTGGATTCGCCAGGGAATCACACGGGCGATTGCGGAGAAGAGCCGCACGATCCGGCTGCCGATCCACATCACCGAGATGCTGAACAAACTGAAGAAGGGGCAGCGCGAACTGAGCCAGGACCTGGGCCGGACGCCATCAGTCACGGAGCTGGCGGCATTTGTGGAGCTGCCGGAGGATGAGGTGAAGGAACTGATGTGCCGCGCCCGTCAACCGGTGAGCCTGGAGATGAAGGTTGGGGATGGTGATGACACGGAGCTGCTGGATTTACTGGCAGGTGATGGCGAGCTGCCGAGTGAGCAGGTGGAAGGGGAGTGCCTGAAGGGCGATCTGCGTGATCTGCTGGGCCAGCTGCCGGAATTGCAGGAGCGTGTGCTGCGGATGCGTTACGGGATGGACGGCGAGGAGCCGATGAGCCTCACCGGCATCGGCCGCGTGATCGGTATCAGCCGGGACCGGGTTCGCAACCTGGAGCGGGACGGTCTTGCCGGCCTGCGTCGCCTCAGTGATCAGGTGGAGGCGTATGTCGCCTGCTGA
- a CDS encoding alpha/beta fold hydrolase, whose protein sequence is MDPLPVPPDSTHWTWEQPDGCGLDVAWRQQGQGQDNSESPAVVLVHGFGASSGHWRHTMPSLAERTPTFALDLIGFGGSSQPRAVLPSDPDAQRQAPSDEALEYGFDLWAEQVEAFCQQIVQRPVLLVGNSIGGVVVLRAAQRLGAHCKGVVLIDCAQRLMDDKQLASQPAWMAWIRPLLKTLVSQRWLSTALFRNAARPRVIRSVLGQAYPSGANVDDQLVDLLYQPTQRPGAAEAFRGFINLFDDHLAPELLANLEQPVHLIWGERDPWEPVAEARDWAERFACIQSLTVLPRVGHCPHDEAPEAVNARLLEILKAQGA, encoded by the coding sequence ATGGATCCCTTGCCAGTGCCACCTGACTCGACCCACTGGACCTGGGAGCAGCCTGATGGGTGCGGCCTCGATGTGGCCTGGCGCCAGCAGGGCCAGGGCCAAGACAACAGCGAGTCACCGGCTGTGGTGCTGGTGCATGGCTTCGGTGCCAGCAGCGGCCACTGGCGCCACACCATGCCGTCGCTGGCAGAGCGAACCCCCACCTTCGCCCTTGATCTGATCGGCTTCGGCGGCAGCAGCCAGCCAAGGGCCGTGCTTCCCAGTGATCCCGATGCCCAGCGCCAGGCACCGAGTGATGAAGCGCTTGAGTATGGCTTTGATCTCTGGGCTGAGCAGGTGGAAGCCTTCTGCCAGCAGATCGTGCAGCGCCCTGTGCTGCTGGTGGGCAATTCCATCGGCGGTGTGGTGGTGCTGCGCGCAGCCCAACGGCTGGGGGCGCACTGCAAGGGCGTTGTGCTGATCGACTGTGCCCAGCGGCTGATGGATGACAAACAGCTGGCCAGCCAACCTGCCTGGATGGCCTGGATCCGGCCATTGCTGAAAACCCTGGTGAGCCAGCGCTGGCTGAGCACAGCACTGTTCCGCAACGCCGCCAGGCCGCGGGTGATCCGCAGCGTGCTCGGCCAGGCCTACCCGAGTGGGGCGAATGTTGATGACCAGCTGGTTGACCTGCTGTACCAGCCAACACAGCGACCCGGTGCCGCCGAGGCATTCCGCGGATTCATCAACCTCTTCGATGACCATCTGGCTCCCGAGTTGCTGGCGAACCTGGAGCAACCGGTGCACCTGATCTGGGGTGAACGGGATCCCTGGGAACCGGTGGCAGAAGCCCGCGATTGGGCTGAACGCTTTGCCTGCATCCAATCGCTCACGGTGTTGCCACGGGTGGGACACTGTCCCCACGACGAGGCACCGGAGGCGGTGAACGCCCGGTTGCTGGAGATTCTCAAAGCGCAGGGAGCATGA